The following are encoded together in the Robertmurraya sp. FSL R5-0851 genome:
- a CDS encoding IS4 family transposase — protein MDKITRKTSFGQWFSPINIQLFEEQVKTMKLDYYTKKLTTESFLKLLLFAQLEEIESLHALGDCLFDDQLQKGIDLDSISISQLSRRLNGMNPDLFQRLFLDLVVQIHAKTHYTKLVMPLKIIDSSTLPLNLTNHKWAKFRKTKAGVKLHLRLVFMEKGASYPEKAVITTANEHDRGQLEIMVDDKECMYVFDRGYLDYERFDRMTDDGYFFLSRLRKNAVIREVYDFKLPEDSAVLSDQMVLIGTTQNRAENYFRLLKVLDSKGNELHLITNRFDLNAEEISEMYKSRWAIELFFKWIKQHLSIKKFYGQSEWAIQNQVFIALIVFCLHVLVQLETNSKRKTLKISRYLRAALWKPAHIWLRKIEGKAIP, from the coding sequence ATGGACAAGATTACACGAAAAACTTCATTTGGACAATGGTTTTCACCAATTAATATTCAATTATTTGAAGAACAGGTGAAAACGATGAAATTAGATTACTATACGAAAAAATTAACGACAGAGTCTTTCCTAAAATTACTACTTTTTGCCCAGCTAGAAGAAATCGAAAGCCTGCATGCGCTAGGTGATTGTCTATTCGATGACCAACTTCAAAAAGGGATTGACCTTGATTCGATCAGTATTTCTCAGCTGTCACGGCGATTAAATGGCATGAACCCAGATCTATTTCAAAGGCTTTTCCTTGATTTGGTCGTACAAATTCATGCCAAGACACACTATACGAAACTGGTCATGCCGTTAAAAATCATTGATTCAAGCACATTGCCACTTAATTTGACCAATCATAAATGGGCAAAGTTCCGTAAGACAAAAGCCGGTGTGAAGTTGCATCTACGCCTTGTGTTTATGGAAAAAGGTGCGTCCTATCCCGAAAAAGCAGTCATAACAACGGCAAACGAACATGATCGTGGTCAACTTGAAATCATGGTCGATGACAAGGAATGCATGTATGTGTTTGACCGTGGCTATCTAGACTACGAGCGCTTTGATCGCATGACAGATGATGGTTACTTTTTTCTATCAAGGCTAAGAAAAAACGCCGTTATACGGGAGGTTTATGATTTTAAACTACCCGAGGATTCCGCTGTTTTATCAGATCAAATGGTCCTGATTGGTACAACCCAAAACCGTGCTGAAAATTACTTTCGCCTTCTAAAAGTGCTTGATTCCAAAGGAAATGAACTCCATTTAATCACCAATCGCTTTGATTTGAACGCTGAAGAAATTTCAGAGATGTATAAATCAAGGTGGGCCATTGAGTTGTTTTTTAAATGGATCAAACAGCACCTTAGCATCAAAAAGTTCTACGGACAAAGCGAATGGGCCATTCAAAATCAAGTGTTTATCGCACTTATCGTTTTTTGCCTACATGTTCTTGTTCAACTTGAGACAAATAGTAAGCGAAAAACCTTAAAAATTAGCCGTTATCTACGGGCTGCCCTTTGGAAACCAGCCCATATTTGGCTCCGAAAAATTGAAGGAAAAGCCATTCCTTGA
- a CDS encoding metal-sensitive transcriptional regulator translates to MEYNTQIQNRVKRIEGQLRGILRMMDENKDCKEVITQLSAVRTAVDRTIGVIVGSNLVDCVQKANENEESNAEDLIKEAVNLLVKSR, encoded by the coding sequence ATGGAATACAATACTCAAATTCAAAATAGAGTAAAGCGTATAGAAGGACAGCTTAGAGGGATTTTACGAATGATGGATGAAAATAAGGACTGTAAAGAAGTAATTACACAATTATCAGCTGTTCGAACGGCTGTTGATCGTACAATAGGTGTAATTGTAGGTTCAAATTTAGTTGACTGTGTACAAAAAGCTAATGAAAATGAAGAATCAAATGCAGAAGATCTGATTAAAGAAGCGGTTAATTTGCTTGTAAAAAGTAGATAA
- a CDS encoding DsrE/DsrF/DrsH-like family protein: MSEKKKTTIVLFSGDYDKAMAAYIIANGAAAYDHEVTIFHTFWGLNALRKEENMMVKKGFMEKMFEKMMPRGADKMGLSKMHFAGMGPKMIKGVMKKHNAMSLPQLIEMAQEQDVKLVACTMTMDLLGLKEEELLENVEYAGVAAYLADAEDGNVNLFI; encoded by the coding sequence ATGTCAGAAAAGAAAAAAACTACAATTGTGTTATTTAGTGGAGATTACGATAAAGCGATGGCTGCTTATATTATCGCAAATGGTGCAGCAGCTTATGATCATGAAGTAACCATTTTTCATACGTTTTGGGGCTTAAATGCTTTACGTAAAGAGGAAAACATGATGGTGAAAAAAGGATTTATGGAAAAGATGTTTGAAAAAATGATGCCAAGAGGCGCAGATAAGATGGGATTATCTAAAATGCACTTTGCAGGAATGGGACCAAAAATGATTAAAGGTGTTATGAAAAAACACAACGCGATGTCCCTACCTCAGTTAATCGAAATGGCACAAGAACAAGACGTAAAATTAGTGGCATGTACGATGACAATGGATCTGTTAGGTCTTAAAGAAGAAGAGCTTCTTGAAAATGTAGAATATGCGGGTGTAGCTGCTTATTTGGCGGATGCAGAAGATGGGAATGTGAATCTATTTATTTAA
- a CDS encoding rhodanese-like domain-containing protein has product MKAMTAKEVETLLNEGTAIDIIDVREGDEVAAGKIPGAVNIPLGLIEFRMHELDKSKEYIMVCRSGGRSGSASQFLESYGYNVINMTGGMLSWEGKTE; this is encoded by the coding sequence ATGAAAGCAATGACCGCAAAAGAAGTAGAAACACTATTAAACGAAGGAACAGCAATAGACATTATCGATGTGCGTGAAGGAGATGAGGTAGCCGCTGGGAAAATTCCTGGGGCAGTAAATATTCCATTAGGACTTATTGAGTTCCGCATGCATGAGTTAGATAAATCAAAGGAATATATCATGGTTTGTCGTTCTGGTGGTAGAAGTGGTAGTGCTTCACAATTTCTTGAAAGCTATGGATACAACGTCATTAATATGACTGGTGGTATGCTTTCTTGGGAAGGTAAAACAGAATAA
- a CDS encoding sulfurtransferase TusA family protein: MDNLKANVTLDAKGLACPMPIVKTKKAMTGLEAGQVLEVQATDKGSKADIKAWAESTGHQYLGTLEEGNVLKHYLRKSSSDETIERKHPNVVTNEELQSKLEANENMMVLDVRETAEYAFNHIPNAISIPLGELEARMNELNQDQAIYIVCRTGSRSDLAAQKLAENGFSNVWNVIPGMSQWTGTTDRINH, translated from the coding sequence ATGGATAACTTAAAAGCAAACGTTACTCTTGATGCAAAGGGACTAGCATGTCCAATGCCGATTGTTAAAACGAAAAAAGCAATGACTGGATTAGAAGCAGGGCAAGTATTGGAAGTCCAAGCAACAGATAAGGGATCAAAAGCAGATATTAAAGCATGGGCTGAAAGTACAGGACATCAATATCTAGGTACTTTGGAAGAAGGAAATGTCTTAAAGCACTATCTAAGAAAGTCATCAAGCGATGAAACGATCGAAAGAAAACATCCAAACGTAGTGACAAACGAAGAATTACAGTCGAAGCTTGAAGCAAATGAAAACATGATGGTTTTAGATGTAAGAGAAACGGCAGAATATGCATTTAACCATATTCCGAATGCGATCTCTATTCCACTTGGTGAGTTAGAAGCTCGTATGAATGAATTAAACCAAGATCAAGCCATCTATATTGTATGCCGTACAGGTAGCCGTAGTGATCTTGCTGCTCAGAAACTAGCTGAGAACGGATTTTCTAACGTATGGAATGTTATTCCAGGTATGAGTCAATGGACTGGAACAACGGATCGTATCAACCATTAA
- a CDS encoding MBL fold metallo-hydrolase translates to MTVQAMTAKEVTKKVFNKEAFFILDVRNEEAFQDWKIDGENFEYLNVPYFDLLDGIEEILDQVPTDKEVLVVCAKEGSSIMVADMLSEAGRTVSYLAGGMKAWSEHLEPVKVGDLKDGGEIYQFVRIGKGCLSYMVVSNGEAAIIDSTRMTDTYLDFANSIGAKITHVFDTHLHADHISGGRVIAEKTNATYWLPPKDATEVTFTYQPLEDGKDVEIGNVKINIHALYSPGHTIGSTSFIVDEKFLLSGDILFIDSIGRPDLAGLAQDWVGDLRESLYKRYRELSEKLIVLPAHFMIIDELNEDGSVSEKLGTLFKKNHGLNIADEDEFRRVVTENLPPQPNAYQQIRETNMGKITPDEEQQREMEIGPNRCAVR, encoded by the coding sequence ATGACTGTTCAAGCAATGACGGCAAAAGAAGTGACGAAGAAAGTATTTAATAAAGAAGCATTCTTCATTTTAGATGTACGTAATGAAGAGGCATTTCAAGATTGGAAAATTGATGGCGAAAATTTTGAATATCTAAATGTACCGTACTTCGATCTATTAGATGGGATAGAGGAAATCCTTGATCAAGTACCAACGGATAAAGAGGTATTAGTCGTTTGTGCCAAGGAAGGATCATCTATCATGGTAGCTGACATGCTTTCTGAAGCAGGACGTACGGTGTCTTATCTAGCTGGTGGGATGAAAGCATGGAGTGAACACCTAGAACCCGTTAAGGTGGGGGATTTAAAAGACGGTGGTGAAATTTATCAGTTCGTTCGTATTGGAAAAGGCTGTTTATCATACATGGTTGTTTCAAATGGCGAAGCAGCTATCATCGACTCTACTCGTATGACGGATACGTACCTTGATTTTGCCAACTCGATCGGAGCAAAGATCACTCATGTATTTGATACTCACCTTCATGCCGACCATATTTCTGGTGGAAGAGTGATCGCTGAAAAAACAAATGCAACATACTGGTTACCACCAAAGGATGCAACAGAAGTGACATTTACGTACCAACCATTAGAAGACGGCAAAGATGTAGAAATTGGAAATGTGAAAATCAATATTCATGCATTGTATTCACCAGGACACACAATCGGATCTACTTCCTTTATTGTGGATGAAAAGTTCTTACTTTCAGGAGATATCTTGTTCATCGATTCGATTGGAAGACCAGATTTAGCTGGACTAGCACAGGATTGGGTGGGAGACTTACGTGAAAGTCTATACAAGCGTTACAGAGAGCTATCTGAGAAGTTAATCGTACTTCCAGCTCACTTTATGATCATTGATGAGTTAAATGAAGATGGAAGTGTGTCAGAAAAGCTAGGTACACTTTTTAAGAAAAACCACGGTTTAAATATTGCAGACGAAGATGAATTTAGAAGAGTGGTAACGGAAAACCTTCCACCACAACCGAATGCATACCAACAAATTCGTGAAACAAATATGGGGAAAATCACTCCAGACGAAGAGCAACAACGTGAAATGGAAATCGGACCAAACCGATGTGCGGTTCGATAA
- a CDS encoding sulfurtransferase TusA family protein, whose product MESNKVLDAKGLACPMPIVKTKKAMNELESGQVLEIHATDKGAKSDLAAWAKSGGHELIKHEEDNAVLKFWIKKG is encoded by the coding sequence ATGGAATCAAATAAAGTATTAGATGCAAAAGGGCTGGCTTGTCCAATGCCGATCGTAAAAACAAAGAAAGCAATGAATGAGTTAGAAAGTGGGCAAGTGTTAGAAATTCATGCAACCGATAAAGGGGCAAAAAGTGACCTAGCTGCATGGGCAAAATCAGGTGGTCATGAATTAATTAAACACGAAGAAGATAATGCGGTATTAAAATTTTGGATTAAAAAAGGCTGA
- a CDS encoding sulfite exporter TauE/SafE family protein, giving the protein MDVGFIITIFLIGFIGSYISGMLGIGGSIIKYPMLLYIPPLFGLAAFSAHEVSGISAVQVFFATIGGVWAYRKGGFLNKKLIIYMGASILVGSFIGGFGSKLMSEGGINLIYGILALIAAVMMFIPKKGLDDLPLDQVTFNKWLAAVLAFIVGIGSGIVGAAGAFLLVPIMLVVLKIPTRMTIASSLAITFISSIGATVGKITTGQVELWPSLIMVIASLIASPLGAMAGKKVNTKILQVVLALLILATAIKIWMDIL; this is encoded by the coding sequence ATGGATGTAGGATTTATAATCACCATCTTTTTAATTGGTTTTATTGGTTCATATATTTCCGGAATGCTTGGAATTGGCGGTTCAATCATTAAGTATCCGATGCTATTATACATTCCACCTTTATTCGGTTTAGCGGCTTTTAGTGCTCACGAAGTATCAGGAATAAGTGCTGTTCAGGTGTTTTTTGCTACGATCGGTGGGGTTTGGGCTTACCGAAAGGGTGGCTTTTTAAATAAAAAGCTCATCATTTATATGGGAGCAAGTATTTTAGTTGGTAGCTTTATTGGGGGCTTTGGTTCAAAGCTCATGAGTGAAGGTGGAATTAATCTCATATACGGTATTTTAGCATTGATTGCAGCTGTGATGATGTTCATTCCTAAAAAAGGTTTAGATGATCTTCCATTAGATCAAGTGACATTCAATAAATGGCTCGCAGCAGTCCTTGCATTTATCGTTGGGATAGGTTCTGGAATTGTCGGAGCTGCTGGTGCTTTTCTTTTAGTACCAATCATGCTTGTTGTATTAAAAATTCCAACTCGTATGACCATTGCCTCCTCACTTGCTATCACATTTATCTCCTCTATCGGTGCGACTGTTGGAAAAATAACAACGGGACAAGTAGAATTATGGCCATCTTTAATCATGGTCATAGCTAGTTTAATTGCCTCGCCACTAGGGGCGATGGCAGGGAAAAAGGTTAACACAAAGATTCTCCAAGTAGTCCTAGCACTTTTGATTTTAGCAACTGCGATAAAGATTTGGATGGATATATTGTAA
- a CDS encoding LysR family transcriptional regulator: protein MYFDELKTFVTLVEVKNFTKTAELLLMSQPSVSLHIKNLENEFQTKLFIRSPKQLKITPSGEILYDRSKQLISMYEQTKQDILDLHSSVRGSLKIGASFTIGEYILPSLLFDIQKEHQALELEVVIGNTKEIVLSVKRHEVDIGLIEGQTNEKELSVHPFLKDELFVVSSATHPLAIMNRDIFISDLQNQLWVTREVGSGTREYLNHVIRSNGLKVKSLLSISSNQGIKETISKGMGLSLLSNSVIHKEVKNGELAIIRIKDFQFPRTLSYVYSPTMKTKKNVELFITSLQEMWPYRSESI, encoded by the coding sequence ATGTATTTTGATGAGTTAAAAACCTTTGTTACTCTAGTGGAAGTAAAAAACTTCACCAAAACAGCCGAACTCCTTCTCATGTCACAACCTAGTGTTAGTTTACATATTAAAAATTTAGAAAACGAGTTTCAAACGAAACTATTCATACGTTCTCCAAAACAACTAAAAATCACTCCTTCTGGAGAGATTTTGTATGATCGATCCAAACAGTTAATAAGCATGTACGAGCAGACCAAACAAGATATCCTCGACTTGCATTCATCTGTTAGAGGATCCTTGAAAATCGGGGCAAGCTTTACCATCGGGGAATATATTTTACCTTCTCTTCTCTTTGACATCCAAAAAGAACATCAGGCACTTGAACTTGAAGTGGTGATTGGGAATACGAAGGAAATTGTTCTATCCGTTAAAAGGCATGAAGTGGATATTGGTCTAATTGAAGGACAAACCAACGAAAAAGAACTATCTGTCCACCCATTCTTAAAGGACGAGCTTTTTGTTGTATCTTCCGCTACACATCCTCTTGCCATAATGAATAGAGACATATTCATCTCCGATCTTCAAAACCAATTATGGGTGACGAGAGAGGTGGGGTCAGGTACTCGGGAATACTTAAACCACGTGATCCGTTCGAATGGGTTAAAGGTAAAATCCCTACTATCTATCAGCAGCAATCAAGGAATTAAAGAAACTATAAGTAAGGGCATGGGTCTTTCACTTTTATCAAACAGCGTTATCCATAAAGAGGTTAAAAATGGAGAATTAGCCATCATTCGCATTAAAGATTTTCAATTCCCTAGAACGCTGTCGTATGTCTACTCTCCTACTATGAAAACGAAAAAGAACGTGGAGCTATTTATTACGAGCCTTCAAGAAATGTGGCCATACCGTTCTGAATCGATTTAA
- a CDS encoding assimilatory sulfite reductase (NADPH) flavoprotein subunit yields MQLQVMNSPFSQEQAELLNKILPSLTESQKVWLSGYLAAIQSAPATTISESVSVAPLVEASKPVSKEVTILFGSQTGNAQRLATKAGKTLESNGFQVTVSSMSDFKPNNLKKLQNLLIVASTHGEGEPPDNALSFHEYLHSKRAPKLEELNYAVLSLGDSSYEFFCQTGKEFDERLKELGGKPLTERVDCDLDFDEPASEWIENVLSALGQAGTTASQAQAAGAAVQVASEESIYSRTNPFRAEVLENLNLNGRGSNKETRHLELSLEGSGLTYEPGDSLGIYPENDPELVEQILAEMNWNADEKVTVNKQGEVKTLKDALLTNFEITVLTKPLMEQAAKLSVNQELQELVKSENADKVREYIQGRDLLDLLRDFAPWTATAQEIVSILRKLPARLYSIASSVSANPDEVHLTIGAVRYDSHGRERKGVCSILTAERLQAGDTLPIFIQHNPNFKLPENPETPIIMVGPGTGVAPFRSFMQEREEAGAEGKSWMFFGDQHFVTDFLYQTEWQKWLKDGVLTKMDVAFSRDTNEKVYVQHRMLEQSKELFAWLQEGAAVYICGDEKHMAHDVHQTLITIIEKEGSMGREEAESYLASMQKEKRYQRDVY; encoded by the coding sequence TTGCAACTTCAGGTTATGAACAGCCCGTTTAGTCAGGAGCAGGCAGAGCTTCTTAACAAAATACTGCCATCATTAACTGAATCACAGAAGGTTTGGCTTAGTGGATATTTAGCAGCTATTCAATCAGCACCAGCAACTACGATTTCAGAATCGGTTTCTGTAGCTCCATTAGTTGAGGCTTCTAAGCCGGTGTCGAAAGAAGTAACTATCCTTTTTGGTTCACAAACAGGAAATGCACAACGACTTGCTACAAAAGCAGGTAAAACACTTGAAAGCAATGGTTTTCAAGTAACAGTTTCATCCATGAGTGATTTTAAGCCAAATAATTTAAAGAAATTACAAAACCTATTAATAGTAGCAAGTACACATGGTGAGGGTGAACCACCAGATAATGCCTTATCTTTCCATGAGTACTTACACTCAAAGCGTGCTCCAAAGCTTGAGGAGCTCAATTATGCGGTTCTATCGTTAGGGGATAGCTCGTACGAATTCTTCTGTCAAACAGGAAAAGAATTTGATGAGCGCCTTAAGGAGTTAGGTGGAAAGCCATTAACTGAAAGAGTAGACTGTGATTTAGATTTTGATGAACCCGCTTCTGAATGGATTGAGAATGTACTATCGGCTCTAGGTCAGGCTGGAACTACGGCAAGCCAAGCACAGGCGGCAGGTGCAGCGGTACAAGTTGCTTCAGAAGAATCTATTTATTCTAGAACCAATCCTTTTCGTGCTGAAGTCCTAGAAAACTTAAATTTAAATGGTCGTGGATCCAATAAAGAAACACGTCATCTTGAGTTATCGCTTGAAGGTTCAGGATTAACATATGAGCCAGGTGACAGTCTAGGAATATATCCAGAAAACGATCCGGAGCTTGTGGAGCAGATCCTTGCTGAAATGAACTGGAATGCAGATGAAAAAGTGACAGTTAATAAACAAGGGGAAGTAAAAACGCTAAAAGACGCGTTACTTACCAACTTTGAAATTACGGTATTAACGAAGCCGTTAATGGAACAGGCAGCCAAGCTTTCTGTCAATCAGGAATTACAGGAGCTAGTGAAATCGGAAAATGCAGATAAAGTAAGAGAGTATATTCAAGGACGCGATTTGCTTGACTTGCTTCGAGACTTTGCCCCTTGGACAGCTACTGCGCAGGAAATTGTTTCTATCTTAAGAAAGCTTCCTGCACGTTTATACTCGATTGCAAGTAGTGTTTCGGCAAACCCAGATGAAGTTCATTTGACGATTGGTGCAGTCAGATATGATTCGCACGGACGTGAAAGAAAAGGTGTATGCTCGATTCTAACAGCAGAGCGCCTGCAAGCAGGAGATACGCTACCAATCTTTATCCAACATAATCCAAACTTTAAGTTACCTGAAAACCCTGAAACTCCAATTATTATGGTAGGACCAGGAACAGGTGTTGCACCATTCCGCTCATTTATGCAAGAGCGCGAAGAAGCGGGTGCTGAGGGCAAGTCATGGATGTTCTTCGGTGATCAGCACTTTGTAACGGATTTCTTATATCAAACCGAATGGCAAAAGTGGTTGAAGGATGGCGTCCTAACAAAGATGGATGTAGCTTTTTCAAGAGATACGAATGAAAAGGTATATGTTCAGCACCGTATGCTTGAACAAAGCAAGGAATTATTTGCTTGGCTTCAAGAGGGAGCAGCCGTATATATTTGTGGTGATGAGAAACATATGGCACATGACGTACATCAAACATTAATTACTATTATCGAAAAAGAAGGCAGCATGGGTCGTGAAGAAGCAGAAAGCTATTTAGCTTCCATGCAAAAAGAAAAGCGATACCAGCGTGACGTATATTGA
- the cysI gene encoding assimilatory sulfite reductase (NADPH) hemoprotein subunit, translating into MVEVKDILKAPEGPPSDVEGIKDRSDYLRGTLKEVMLDRMSAGIPEDDNRLMKHHGSYLQDDRDVRAERQKQKLEPAYQFMLRVRLPGGVATPEQWLVMDDLSEKYGNGTLKLTTRQTFQIHGILKWNMKSTIQGINQALMDTIAACGDVNRNVMSTSNPHQSEIHAEVYEWGKKLSDDLLPRTRAYHEIWLDEERVAGTPDVEVEPMYGPLYLPRKFKIGMAIPPENDVDVFSQDLGYIAIVEDGKLVGFNVAIGGGMGMSHGDKTTYPQLAKVIGFCKPEQVYDVAEKVITIQRDYGNRSVRKNARFKYTVDRLGLENVKHELENRLGWKLEEAKPYSFDHNGDRYGWVKGLKGQWHFTLFVQGGRIADFDGYPLKTGLREIAKVHTGDFRLTANQNLIIGSVSAQKKKKITELLEKYNLTDGKHHSAIRRSSIACVALPTCGLAMAEAERYLPTLIDKIEEIVEENGLRDKEITIRMTGCPNGCARHALGEIGFIGKAPGKYNMYLGAAFDGSRLSKMYRENIGEEEILRELGSILPRYAKERNEGEHFGDFVIRAGIIEATTDGTNFHA; encoded by the coding sequence ATGGTGGAAGTGAAAGATATTTTAAAAGCGCCTGAAGGCCCTCCTAGTGATGTAGAGGGAATAAAAGACAGAAGCGATTACTTACGTGGAACGTTAAAAGAAGTAATGCTTGATCGAATGAGTGCAGGTATTCCAGAGGATGACAACCGATTAATGAAGCATCATGGAAGCTATTTACAGGATGACCGTGATGTGCGTGCAGAACGACAAAAGCAAAAGCTTGAACCAGCTTATCAGTTCATGCTTCGTGTTCGACTACCAGGCGGTGTAGCAACACCTGAACAGTGGTTGGTGATGGATGATCTTTCTGAAAAATACGGAAATGGTACATTGAAATTAACGACTCGCCAAACATTCCAAATCCATGGAATCTTAAAGTGGAATATGAAAAGTACCATCCAAGGTATTAATCAAGCTCTAATGGATACAATTGCCGCATGTGGAGATGTAAATAGAAATGTGATGAGTACTTCTAATCCACATCAGTCAGAAATACATGCAGAGGTGTATGAGTGGGGCAAGAAATTAAGTGATGATTTACTTCCTCGCACAAGAGCCTATCATGAAATTTGGCTGGATGAAGAAAGAGTGGCAGGAACACCTGATGTAGAAGTTGAGCCTATGTATGGCCCACTCTACTTGCCTCGTAAATTCAAAATCGGTATGGCTATTCCGCCTGAGAACGATGTGGATGTATTTTCACAAGATCTAGGGTATATTGCCATTGTAGAAGATGGAAAGCTTGTTGGATTTAACGTGGCAATTGGTGGCGGAATGGGTATGTCTCACGGTGATAAGACGACTTACCCACAGCTTGCAAAAGTGATCGGCTTCTGTAAGCCTGAGCAAGTATACGATGTGGCTGAAAAGGTTATTACCATCCAACGTGACTATGGAAACCGTTCCGTACGTAAGAATGCGCGATTTAAGTACACAGTGGATCGTTTAGGATTAGAAAATGTGAAGCATGAGCTAGAAAACCGACTGGGTTGGAAGCTAGAAGAAGCAAAGCCTTACTCATTTGATCATAATGGAGATCGTTATGGCTGGGTTAAAGGCTTAAAGGGGCAGTGGCACTTTACATTATTTGTTCAAGGTGGACGTATTGCAGACTTTGACGGGTATCCATTAAAAACAGGCTTACGTGAAATCGCAAAGGTTCATACAGGAGATTTCCGTTTGACTGCCAATCAAAACCTAATCATTGGTAGTGTGTCAGCTCAGAAAAAGAAAAAAATTACTGAGTTACTTGAAAAATACAATTTAACAGATGGAAAACATCACTCAGCGATTCGTCGTAGTTCAATCGCATGTGTAGCATTACCAACCTGTGGACTTGCCATGGCGGAAGCGGAGAGATATCTGCCAACTCTTATCGATAAGATTGAAGAAATCGTTGAAGAGAATGGGCTAAGAGATAAAGAAATTACGATTCGTATGACTGGATGTCCAAACGGATGTGCAAGGCATGCCTTAGGTGAAATTGGGTTTATCGGTAAAGCCCCTGGAAAATACAATATGTATTTAGGTGCTGCCTTTGATGGAAGCCGCTTAAGCAAGATGTACCGTGAAAATATCGGAGAAGAAGAAATCCTTCGAGAGCTTGGTTCCATTCTTCCTCGATATGCAAAGGAACGTAACGAAGGGGAACATTTTGGAGACTTTGTGATTCGTGCCGGCATTATTGAAGCAACAACGGATGGAACGAATTTTCACGCTTAA